A genomic stretch from Candidatus Nitrotoga arctica includes:
- the secD gene encoding protein translocase subunit SecD, with protein sequence MNRYPLWKYLLVLVVFIFGLVYTLPNFYGESPAVQVLPLRANLKADSALLQRVGDALKAANLNVEGIALDPTSVKARFNNTDSQLKAKDILQAQLGDDYVVALNLLSRSPQWLTAMNARPMYLGLDLRGGVHFLLQIDMKGALDKAMEAASGDMRSILRDQNIAYSGVSRDGRVVTVKFRDADTRSKGAVELKQRFGGLAFNDKNEGNEMFLLATLKPEEEKRIQESAVQQNLITLRNRVNELGVAEPIIQQQGIDRIVVQLPGVLDTAHAKDILGRTATLEVRLVDDEHKLSEGSTAPFGTEMFKDRDGSMLLVKKSVLLTGERINDAQPGFDSRSNEPAVHINLDSAGTRKFKEATRENVGKRMAILLFEKGKGEVITAPVIREEIGGGRVQISGQMNTKEANDISLLLRAGALAAPMEIIEERTVGPSLGADNIVRGFRSTQIGFVAIAIFMISYYLMFGAVSVLALGANLLLLVALLSMLQATLTLPGMAGIALTLGMAIDANVLINERIREELRNGNTPQASIHAGYEHAFRTILDSNITTLIAGIALFMFGSGAIRGFAVVLCLGILTSMFSAVLISRALVNLIYGRKLRLTKISVG encoded by the coding sequence ATGAACCGTTACCCGCTGTGGAAATACCTGCTTGTTCTCGTTGTATTTATTTTTGGTCTGGTTTACACCCTGCCTAATTTTTATGGTGAATCTCCTGCTGTGCAAGTATTGCCCTTGCGTGCCAATCTCAAGGCGGATAGTGCATTGCTGCAGCGGGTGGGTGATGCGCTTAAAGCGGCAAATCTGAATGTGGAAGGGATTGCTTTAGATCCTACTAGTGTTAAAGCGCGCTTTAATAACACCGATAGTCAGCTTAAGGCTAAAGACATTCTGCAGGCACAGCTGGGCGATGATTACGTGGTTGCCCTCAATTTGCTGTCACGCTCGCCGCAGTGGTTAACCGCTATGAATGCACGGCCCATGTATCTTGGATTGGACTTGCGTGGCGGTGTGCATTTCTTGTTGCAGATAGACATGAAGGGTGCGCTGGATAAGGCGATGGAAGCCGCTTCCGGCGATATGCGGAGCATCCTCCGTGATCAGAATATTGCTTATTCTGGTGTCAGCCGTGATGGCAGAGTGGTGACGGTTAAGTTCCGCGATGCGGATACGCGCAGCAAAGGTGCGGTAGAACTCAAACAACGTTTCGGTGGTTTGGCCTTCAACGACAAGAATGAAGGCAACGAGATGTTCTTGCTTGCCACCTTAAAACCGGAGGAAGAAAAACGCATTCAGGAATCCGCTGTGCAGCAGAATTTGATTACTTTACGCAACCGTGTCAATGAATTAGGCGTGGCCGAGCCGATAATTCAACAGCAAGGTATAGATCGTATTGTAGTGCAACTCCCCGGTGTACTGGATACGGCACACGCGAAAGATATTCTTGGTCGCACCGCGACACTGGAAGTGCGTCTGGTGGATGATGAGCATAAGCTCAGCGAGGGCTCCACTGCACCGTTTGGTACCGAGATGTTCAAGGATCGGGACGGTTCTATGCTGCTGGTGAAGAAAAGTGTGCTGCTCACCGGCGAGCGCATCAATGATGCGCAACCCGGGTTTGACAGCCGTAGCAATGAGCCAGCAGTGCATATCAATCTAGATAGCGCGGGTACGCGTAAATTTAAAGAAGCAACGCGCGAGAATGTAGGCAAGCGTATGGCTATACTGCTTTTTGAAAAGGGTAAAGGCGAAGTGATTACTGCTCCAGTGATCCGTGAGGAAATTGGCGGCGGGAGAGTGCAAATTAGCGGCCAGATGAATACCAAGGAAGCAAACGATATATCCTTGTTGCTACGCGCTGGTGCACTGGCAGCGCCAATGGAAATCATTGAGGAGCGCACTGTTGGTCCTAGTCTTGGTGCGGACAATATTGTGCGTGGCTTCCGTTCCACTCAGATTGGTTTTGTCGCCATTGCGATTTTTATGATTTCCTATTACCTGATGTTTGGTGCGGTTTCCGTGCTGGCACTAGGCGCTAACTTATTATTACTGGTGGCACTGTTGTCCATGCTGCAAGCCACGCTGACTTTGCCTGGTATGGCCGGCATTGCGCTGACGCTGGGCATGGCGATTGATGCTAACGTTTTGATCAATGAGCGCATTCGGGAGGAGCTGCGTAATGGTAATACGCCGCAAGCATCCATCCATGCCGGATATGAGCATGCGTTCCGTACCATACTTGATTCCAACATTACCACTTTGATCGCGGGTATAGCGTTGTTCATGTTTGGCTCCGGTGCGATACGAGGTTTTGCTGTTGTATTGTGCTTGGGCATTCTTACTTCGATGTTCAGTGCGGTGTTGATATCACGTGCACTGGTTAACCTGATTTATGGGCGCAAGCTGCGGTTGACCAAGATCTCCGTAGGTTAA
- the secF gene encoding protein translocase subunit SecF — MEFFKINRNIPFMSYGRYTTTISLVTFILAVFFIVTKGLNFGVDFTGGTVMEVHYSQTADLDKVRRQLTEMGLHDVLVQNFGSSHDVLLQVSLKQNVVGAKLSEQILDKLRQQDASVEMRRVEFVGPQVGKDLVENGALALLLVSIGIACYLWVRFEWKFGLAAIIANLHDVIIIIGFFAFFQWDFSLTVLAALLAVLGYSVNESVVVFDRIRENFRKMRKTEVAEIIDNAITRTMSRTIITHLCTQMMVTAMLFLGGETLHYFALALTIGILFSIYSSVLVASPLLMLMGVSREDFIKTDKVAEEVLP, encoded by the coding sequence ATGGAATTTTTCAAGATCAATCGCAACATTCCGTTCATGAGCTATGGGCGGTATACCACCACAATTTCTTTGGTGACATTTATTCTGGCGGTATTTTTTATCGTAACCAAAGGGTTGAATTTCGGTGTGGATTTCACTGGTGGAACGGTGATGGAAGTGCATTACTCTCAGACTGCTGATTTGGACAAGGTGCGTAGGCAACTGACTGAGATGGGGCTGCATGATGTGTTGGTGCAAAACTTTGGTTCTAGTCATGATGTGCTGCTACAGGTATCGCTTAAGCAGAATGTAGTGGGCGCGAAATTGAGCGAGCAGATTCTCGACAAGTTGCGTCAGCAGGATGCCAGTGTGGAAATGCGCCGCGTCGAATTTGTTGGGCCGCAAGTGGGCAAAGATCTGGTGGAAAATGGTGCACTTGCGTTGTTGCTGGTCTCCATTGGTATCGCGTGCTACCTCTGGGTGCGATTCGAGTGGAAGTTTGGTCTTGCCGCGATAATCGCCAATTTGCATGACGTAATTATTATTATCGGTTTTTTTGCATTTTTTCAGTGGGATTTTTCACTCACTGTGCTGGCGGCGCTACTAGCCGTGCTGGGCTACTCGGTAAATGAATCAGTGGTAGTGTTTGATCGTATCCGGGAAAACTTCCGTAAGATGCGCAAGACGGAGGTTGCTGAAATAATCGACAATGCGATTACGCGCACTATGTCGCGTACGATCATCACCCACCTCTGCACCCAGATGATGGTGACAGCGATGCTGTTTTTGGGTGGGGAGACATTGCATTATTTTGCGCTGGCGTTGACTATTGGTATTCTGTTTAGTATTTATTCCTCGGTGCTGGTGGCTAGCCCATTGCTTATGCTGATGGGTGTTTCGCGCGAGGATTTCATTAAGACGGACAAAGTGGCTGAAGAAGTATTACCCTAG
- a CDS encoding DedA family protein, which translates to MELLTSFIDIVLHLDVHLLAIMQAYGMWIYAILFMIIFCETGLVVMPFLPGDSLLFVVGALCGVGALEIQLVLPLLIAASFSGDSTNYWIGRLVGIRLVKRANSCFLKHEHLEKTHMFYKKHGGKAILFARFLPIVRTFAPFVAGIGLMRYRIFMLFSALGSIAWISLFILGGYFLGNIPVVKDNLTLMVVIVIVISFLPALREFIRHRRTYRA; encoded by the coding sequence GTGGAACTGCTTACTTCTTTTATAGATATTGTCCTGCATCTGGACGTTCATTTATTAGCAATCATGCAGGCATATGGCATGTGGATTTATGCCATCCTGTTTATGATTATTTTCTGCGAAACCGGGCTGGTGGTAATGCCTTTTCTACCGGGAGATTCGCTGTTGTTCGTGGTAGGTGCGCTGTGCGGAGTTGGCGCGCTGGAAATCCAGCTGGTTTTACCGTTGCTGATAGCTGCATCGTTTTCGGGGGATAGCACCAACTACTGGATCGGTCGGTTGGTAGGTATACGTTTAGTCAAGCGTGCTAATTCGTGCTTTCTCAAACATGAGCATTTGGAAAAGACGCATATGTTTTACAAGAAGCACGGAGGCAAGGCGATCCTGTTTGCCCGCTTTTTGCCCATCGTAAGAACATTTGCACCATTTGTAGCTGGCATTGGTTTGATGCGCTATCGCATTTTTATGTTATTCAGCGCGTTAGGGAGTATCGCGTGGATTAGCCTTTTCATCCTAGGAGGCTATTTTTTAGGCAATATCCCAGTGGTGAAAGATAATCTGACCCTGATGGTGGTCATTGTCATTGTTATTTCATTTTTGCCAGCATTGCGCGAGTTCATTAGGCATCGTCGTACGTATAGGGCATAG